The stretch of DNA agagaggaaaggagattTTTTACCACGAAACTGCGTCCTCCGACATCATCCCCACAAGCTCTATCACTTCTGTGTGAAGGAAGATAGTACCAGCCTGGAAATTTTGACACTGTATGGAACGCGGTTTTTAGGCGCTAGTCACAGCAGCcccacctctctctccggaaACACGGATACCCAGCGATGCAGATGATTGAAGCGCATCGCGCGTAATCTCGTTCACTTACAAAAATCCGCACAAAGGTAGCACCACTGCAAGGAGACAAGCTTACACCGCGACGGTATTCTGCAGccgcgagacaaaaaaatGTGCAGAATTCGCAGCTGTATCCGAACAGCTGAGGCAACCGCGAATGGGCTAGCTTGCTTGGCCATCTCTCGTACAATCATGGGGCTTGCCTCAGAGATGTACAGGCGCTAGTGATGCATTGTGTTGTTCGCTTCGGTTGGTCTTCGGTACCCACCACAGCCCTTCGTCACTTTTCCTGACGTAGGGGGTTCCACTGTTAACCCCTGGGCCAGGATGCAACGAAGCTCTCCACAGGCATCTCGACGGACAGCCTACACGCAACGGTCCACCTGTCTTCGTTGTTGCGTTACATGACGCTGGTCCGAACAAAGCCCCCCACGCTTGTTTCGTCCTTCCTCCAGATGCTCCTCTAGTGATCTGTGCATGTGTCGCCTACGTAGGCTTGGCGGACTGCGAGACGGTGCACTGTACTGTTTttcagaaagagaagacgaaaactAAAGCAcgacgggaaagaagagaaacgaaataGCTAATCCGGAAGTGAGAAGCGGCACCGACCTGGTCGTGGCGACGCTCGAGGCAGCACTGTCCAGATTAGCTGCTGAAACATGTATCTTCACATTGCAAGCATTTGATCCCTCCTCTggcgcttccttcttgtcAGCAGCAACAGCGGAGCACTTATAGCAAAAAGTGGCTGCAGTCTCAGGCAACTCCTCTACACTGAACGTGTAGCCCGAGGTCGATGTCGCGAGCTTCGCAGACGGCAGCATGTCCGCCAGCTTTACAGGGTTCTGACAAGATTCGTCAAATATCAAATCTGCAGGATTTGCTGGAGTCAGGTTGCCAACGTTCGTGTCACACTGGAAGGAAACGCTCTTGGATTCGTTCGTGATCTCCAGATCCATGTTCTTCTTCGCAACGGTGCATGCTGCAGACATAGGAGAGCAACACCCGGGAGCGAAGTGACAGACACGCCCTCCTCtaagcgaaaaagaagcgaacgaatGTTTCTGGATGCTAACTGGTTGGGGTGACTGAAAACGATTGAAAACGGTGACAGTTCAACTTGGTTGGCCACCTGTGGGGCTGCTCTCGCGGCAAGTCGAATCACGCCGACGCTTCGTTGCGCGCTGGTCTTCGCACTAATGCAGAAATCCACATTTTCTAGTGCCGATCATCTTTGCCACTCTGCatgccagagagagagatgctgAAACGTCAGGAACTAGGCCCCGGCCAACCGTGTCGGGCATATCAGTGCATGTGGAATCTCGAGTATCTGCGATGCTTGCTTGCCTGAGCTACCACAAGGATTCCACAAAACACTTTGAATCGAATGTAACATAACTCCGGCTTACTGTTCGCAGCTGGATCAGCGGGAACTGTCACTGTGACGACGCATTTGTTtcctgctgctgctgctgctttTGCCGCGGCGAGCCTTCTTGCCCCATGGCCGCCTACTCCGGTTCCAAGTCTCCCTGCCTCCCGAGATGCCGCCTTGTCGCTGCAGCCGAAGTAGATGGTTTTGATAGTCTCGGGGAGCTTTCCCAACGTCAACTCGACTGTTGATTTGCCGGTGGGGTTTCTTTGTGATTGTGTGATAGTGGCTTGCGACCCTTGGCCGAAAAACGTCGCCAactcctcctctttctccttcccgaGAGCTTTATCCGCGTAGTACTTGGTGAGTGTTGTGCCACTCGGCGACGGCAACACATTGTTGATATCAGTGTCGCATACAAATGTGGCCGTTTTGGTTTTCGTGTCAACTGTGACGGATATGCCTTGTGAAGCGCCACCTGAAGTGCAGGTGTGGGGAGGCGTTTTGTCACTCTGTCCGTTGCTCCCCAGCACTGCACTGGACGCGAGTACGGCGCCGACCAGAAACAGAGCTCCCGCCATTCTCCTTTGCGTTGGAAAAGCCCTAGTCCCTGCCATGGAGGCCACTGGTCTAGAAGACGTACCAACGGAGAACTCCACAGATTCCCTCCGAAAGCACACTTCCACAAAAGTATATACTTTCAAGAACCACGATCAGGCGGAACAAACAAGGTTAAGGTGAAAAAAGAACGATCGTTCTTGGACCTGTGCGAGAATTTCTGATAACTGAGTTCGCGTCACATATACATTTGCACCGATCCACTCAGACAGGCTCGCAAAAAAGACCCACTCACTGGTAAAAAGGGCAAAGAAGAATTAGGTGGAACCGAGGACAACACTGTCGTCCCGTACGGCCGCTTAGTCGAACATAACTAGTGAATTTTTCATAGCTTTTCCATGGCAGGTGCTTTGGTCGCAGAGAAACTGTAACGCATCCAGCGTATCTCTGCCGAAACCGACTGCACAATGAGCACAGTAGGTGTCGATTGTGTCACTCTAACCGTCGTCCACATTGTCTTTTCCGACGGACTGGACAGCCGTCCCGCCCCTAGGCTTGTGGATCGCAGAAGATCTTCTACAACCCTAGAGAGATAATCGGAGTTGGCGGGgcagggggggggcggggtgtaagggggggggggcgccCGTATCGATGGAGGGACCGTTGCTGGATTGTCCCGGGACGGGCGTTCGGCCTTCCTGATGGAGAACCTCGAAATGACCAGACGACGTGGATTACATATCTCTCCCACATTTCTTTGCTAACGCTTTTTTCTGTATACGGCATTTGTCCAGAAAGTATGGGAGTGACTCGAGGCAGCGTACAGGCCAGTATAGGGCGCGAAATAAGCGGTGGCAGACTTCCCCACCAAAACACACCTTGTCTTTGAAAGgcacttcccttctctctgcaaaGAACAAAGCTGTCTCGTGGAGACTTGCAGCAGCTCAGGGAATTGCTTGCCCAGAGCGGTAGCTTTGGTTTTTCTGAAACAAAGCCGATAGCTCATGTCAGTTCTGGATACAATTCAAAAAGCAGATGCCCCTGAAGGAGAATACACAGGCACGTTCTGTATTTTGAGTCTCCTGCCGACACAACGCTGGCCATCCAATCCTGGAATATTAGCGCGGGTCGTGGAGTGGATGCATCGCAGGTAGCAAAAATCTTCACCTTCACATTGTGAACCCACTTCATTATTACGTGTGACTACCTGCATTTCCAACAGCGATATGCGGTGCCTTGCGAGATGATTGGTGAACTAGGTGCAATGTAGACTGGTGATGTCATTTCGCAACATCACTGACTGTGtaacgtatatatatatatatatatatatatatacgcaagGTATGCGCGCAACTACACCCACTCCAGAGCTGTCTACTCAAGACTATCCTATGGGGATTACAGAATCATAGTAGAAATTGGAACGGTTTCTGCTGAGCTTCACTTGCGGCAGGGCCCGTGAacagggcgagaaaaaaatACAGCGTGTGTTACCGTGTCCAATGCATCCACGACAGAAGTCACCGGCATGGAGTTACTCTCTGGATGCAACGCGTAACGAAGCCTCTTTTATTCCTCGGATTCCTTTTTCGGAAACAGGTCCTTCACGATTAAATCTACGACATACAAGGCCACCAGCCGGGCATGCATCAAAAAGGAAAATAATCGTTGAATGTATCATAGAATTGTCTGCAGCACCTCAGAACTGCGGTGACACTGCATCCTGGCTTCGCTAAGTTGTAGACCGCACCTACGCTTGCTGCAGTGCCACTGGAAGACAACTGATCTGGCAGCGGGAGAACTGCAACACCTCGACCagatctcttctctcactcTCTCCAGCTTCAGTGCAGCTGGCGCGGGGCGGGGACTCGCCTTTTCAAGTAGATTCACCCCGTTGGGCACACGAGACAGTTTGCACTTTTTGGGTGGCGTACCCGTCGTGTGGGTACACACCGGTAGTTGTCGCTCAGTCGCACATACCACCTAGGTTCAACAAACtttcgttcgcttctttttcgcttaTAGGAAGGAGTCTATCATTGCACTCCCTAGCGCTCCTCTCTTGTGTCTGCAGCATGCACTGTTGCGAAGCATACCATGGATCTGGAGATAACGAACCAATCCAAGATTGTCTGTGTGAGGCGGTACGAGGTAACTGAGGCGGGTAACGCGATCCTCGGTAAGGTTCCCCAACGAATAACTCGGTTGACACTAAGGTGACATGAAAATACCACTGCCTGATATTACAGAACAACAGCCAAGATACCGCAGCTGCACAGAGCTCTCTTTGTGGAACGCAGCTGTGGCCATGTGCAAGGTCAACGCATCCGGAGAATGCAACGTGACCATTTGCTGAGGCGCAATGCACGAGAGCACCCCGTGCTCCTGGAagcacatacacacacatgcacgcagGATCTATCCACGCGCCGCTGTTTTGGCAGTAAATGCCTTTCgggtctcttttccttcttgaTGTCGGAGACCACTTGCATTCTGATATTATCTGATATAATAACCCGATTGCCTTCAGTTACAAGTTTACATGGTGAGGGCACACTGACTGTGGAGCGCCACGAGATGGTGTGCATATATCGATCGATTCACAACGAGCTTACATGCGTGTTACAGAAGCCACATGAATCCGTTAAATTGTAGTCGGTTCAGTGTAAAAGGCAAACATCTATTGTGGCCAACTACAACACAACGGGGATCCATAAATATCACCCCTTTTGTGTGTCGAAGCGTTACAAGTTCTTCGGCGCGGTAGAAGCGTCGTCAGTGGCGCCCCATTCAGGCTGAATGGACAGTCGCATAGAGCCTCAGAGAGACGTAGTGGTCATACggaagccgagaggagaATCCCCCTTGGGAACGAGGCACCGGCAGATAACGACATGAATCACAGGTAGAAATTGCACCTGAGGCCAGAGCTTATCGAATATATGGGCGCAGGCTCTGAGAAGCATTGCGACCACTTTTTCAGTGTGCCTGGAGACACCCTATGTCAATTCAGGCAAACAACATATCCGTGTTCCCTTGCCCGGTAGCTAGATGGGACGCTGAACACGAAACGCATGTGCTGGGGCGTAGTAACCAAGTGTACTAACTGACCTAACTTCTGGCGCCAAAAGGCACTGTGACTTTCCTCTTGGCACTAGTTTCTATCCAGGAACCAGATGGACGGCACCATGGATGGACACACGAGAGCAAAGCTCTCTGTTGCACCAGCGCGTGGAGTTGTGTATGTTCAGGACAACAGAAAATCGTGGTCAATCTTTTTTAGCACATGCCTGGGTCCTGACAGGTCCATGGGCACTGCTGTTGCCACATGGTTCCACAGTGTCATTTGAATCCATCTCTGCACTAGCATTTCGACTGGTTGCAGACTGATCGACTACTTATTCATCACGTTAGACCGCACTGACGCATTCCTACTTTTGGAGCTCTAAATGCAGTGAGATTGCCCGAtcggaggcgaggccgccaCAAGCCACTGAGCCAATCCGGATCCCCTGCAGGCCGCGTGTCGAACTGCCATCGTCCGGAGGGAGTTAAGCACCTGAATGAAGCTATCCTCACGTGATATACTCACATTGCCCTCAAGAGACTCTGGCGGTTGTACACTGGAGTTTAGCCTGGCTTCTCATCGATATCGGACTCTTTCAGTATACACGTACAAATAACCGGGAAACACTTTATGTACGCTGGACACGTGAGCCTTAACTGGAACAGTGGGTCTTGTGCGCAAAAGTGACCATTTTGAACGGCAAGTCCATCTGCCATGGTGTGCAGACGGGCACAACCTCCTGTAGTGTATTGTCACTGCTTGTCTGTCTTGAAAAAGTTGCgcacagaaaggaaaaaatTGGTTACACTTCTCGATTTGTGCGTGTCATCCTTGCGCAGGGGCCATGCTAATCTTCTCTGTATCGTTCCAATTTTATCGGATGGCACTCCCGAAGGAGGCCAGCTTTTAAGGCGCAACTGCAAGCGTACCAACCCCCTTCACGGGAGGTGACCTCAGCGATTTTACCCGTCCGCATGCATTGTAACGACGTTCAGGTCGAGCTTGCAtccctgtcccttcttcacGACTCCAACAAGCTCGCTTATATTCAGGATTATTCTTTCCTACTTTTTCTGTCTCATGGAAAGCAAATTCCCCATGCCAGGTGCGCTGCATGCCAGTCGCCATCTCAGGCGAGCCCAGTGTCGAAGTAACCTCGGGCGCGGCCGTATCGTGATGACTCAGCTTGAACTTGTTCAGAACAAAACATTGCGAAAACTTTTTTGGGGCTGATCTGGTCGGTGAAAGTAGAAGACACATAAGGACAGTTTCTGCAGATTCACTTTCCGTGCATAGCTACTGTTCAGTTAACAGCGCAAATAACTGCGTTGAATCACCGTAACAGGTTCGTGTACCGCTACCCGGACTTCAGGAGTCGACGTGCGTGTCAGCCCCACCGATAAGCCTAACAGAGAATTAGAAGTGGTCGACTTCATTGCTGTTTCCAATTTACCAGCCATCAATTATTTTTGTGGATGCGCTGCCCAGCCCGCGCCCCGGTTGTGATTTTTGTCTGTTGCCGTGCTCCGTCACTTTTCCTGCCGTCATGCTTTTCCATTTTCGATATCTCTATCTCGTGCCACTCTCTCTCAGTGGTCTCTTTGCGAGTTCCTATGGGCGGAGCAAAGCGacatttctctctcccagtcCTTGGGCTCAAGGAGATACCCTCTTCGGCGTGGTGGCGGGAAGCACGCAGGCTGTacttccttgtcttcttttgttGCATATCTACGTTGAATTTCTCTCCTCATGTTTCATATTTTCCTACGCTACTCTTACACTCGTCCGCTtgcttcctgtcttcttctgtttcttctccgggctcctcttcccttccgttctccctctcaccTCAATCGTACCCAGCCTTTAAGTCTCGTCTACCCTTCTCTCGAAATCCCTcctgtcgtcctctcctttcttaCTCCAGTACCCCCCGCGGCtgtccttctttccctcctgtTGTCCAGCCGCGTCGCaaccgtctcttctcttttggtCGTGTCCCTGCTGCATTTTTCTCCCTCCATGGCTCGTTCTTCCCCATTCAGTCTGGGCGGACTGGACTGGTCAAACTTTGCGCGGGAGATGCAAGGAGCAAGTacacgagacacacagagagtgGATGTACGGAGTGTGGGGAGCTGGCGTGTGtgacgaaaacgcgaagttctgcatgcatgagAGATTACGCGATACGTCCACACTTTCCGCAGCACTCTGGCGTAGGCGAGAGACTCTGGCTTCCTCAGACGCGCCGGTGTACGTGCAGTTCAATTCACGTCGAAAATCTGAGGCTTCGTTCAACGCTTAGTCGTAGTAACTTCCTGTCAAGCTGGCCACGTCGGCCTTCTTTCGTCCCTCCTGCTGTGTTGACCCAGCGACAGCCTTGCGAGAATCcagtctctcgtctttctcgctaTTATGTTACGGCACCGCCTACTTTTCTGAATTCGTCCTTTTCCGCCCGCTCTCCCCAgcgtgtttcttctcggttCCCCGTCCCAGATTCCTGTTTCTGCGTTCGTTCTTCATCCGCTCAAAgattttcttctcttcattcATGCAGCGATCAGAACGACGGCCACGGCACTTCTCATCGCGAGCAGCGCCCCTTGAAAGGGCAAgcgcgcttttctcctttttctccacttttGCCTCCCAACTGTTTTAGCGAACAAAAGAACGAAAATGTCTGCGGCTTCACACGACGTGGAGCCGCAGCTACTCAACCGGAGGTGACCAAACATACCGGGGTACCCACCGGAGACATGCCTTTCGAGGCTACCGCAGAAATGCAGTTCGAACCTAAAAGCACGtatgtggagagaagagaagacggccgagcagaaggaaacaaaggaggGGAGACTGGACaaacggcagagaaggcaaaagaagagacaaaagagcaATCACCAGAACGGTCGAATGCTCCTGACGGTGGTGATGGAGAAACGTGTTGGCAGAGATATCCAGAAGTGAAAAATCGAGTCCAGGGTTTTCTACGGAAGCTAAGGTATGATGCCGCTTTGGCAACCATCGTTGCAAACTACGGCCCTTGTTCACTCCCCAGTTCTTCATCtgctccgtctccgcttccgtcCACTCCATCTcacgcctctctttcgtcttgcgagtttttctccctctccgatGGCTCCTTGCAGTcctgcgcgtctcttgcagaccgccggagacaggcgactgCTCAGCTCTTTAATCGCGTCATCCAAACCTGTGCCTTCCACGCGACACTTCCGATCTTGGTGAAGaccttttgtttcttcctcccctcgccGCTAGTGCAAGACGCAGTCCAGGAGCTGCGGGAATcaagacaggagacgcgaggaagtCGCACTGGGGAACAGTCAGAGCGCGAGCAAGGAAATCTTGCAAGTTCCGCGGTAGAAGATGCCAAAAGAGCTAGACCGGAAAATGCGAGTGGTGTTGTGTtgagggacggagagggcGGAACGGTGAAGGTGGCATGGCAGAACGAACAGGGGAAGCAAGCGCAATGTTCAGGAAAAGACCACTCGTTCCAGTTCAAAGATCGAAAAAGTGAAACAAACGGATCAAGACAGCCTCGTCCGGGGAAAGAACCCGTTACCGGCGCTCCAGAAGTAACAGGAGGGGGTAATGGCGGCTGCAGGGATTCAGGTGTCTCTAGAAGCGaggtgtatggacacccCACAGatgagagggagaaagccaTTGGTCGTCAGGTTTCCGCCTGTGGGCGGAACCCGGTCTTTTTCCGGGCCCTTGTGAAGGCCTTTGACCACTTCACGCGCATTTTGGACTCAGACAggtggcttctctctcctgaatATGAGAATCTGCTCGCTTTCTGGAGACGCCAAAGAGAGggagcaggagacaggactCGAGGGTGTGCGGGCTCCGCCAAGAAAGATCTTGCAACCGTGCACGAACAGGATTTTCGGAAACGGCCCAGCCCTCGAGTGTCCTCGTTCCAACCCATTTCCTCGTGGTCTCTGGCAGACTCACAACAGACCGAGAGGGTCGGGAACAACTTTCTGAACGGGGAAATCGACGAGGGGTTGCCGGCGCTGGAGCTGAGCGTGGACCGTGCAAACCGCCGGGAGCTGGCCACGTCTCTGCTGAAGTTTTTGATGgaggctcctctctctgcggctgtACCCCcacctgcgtcttcctcttctggaATAGAGGAGTCGCAAATCGTGGAAGGCGCAAGCAATGACGACCTCTCGCGTTCATCCTCAGCGCCTGTCAGGCCTTCGTCCGGTGATGGCctcgaggaaaagggaacgaaagagaaagcacaGACAgatctcctgtctctcttcccatTCCTGGAGGACGCTGCCGAGGTCCGAGCCGGCCAGTTTGGCCGAGAGCTAAAGAAACGAAGACTTCGGCGGTGCTGGGAATTGCTGGACGAGGCAGGGCGCCTGTGTAGACTCGAGGTGGATGtgacggaaacggagaagagcacgcgagaggaaCAGGTCGATGACGAGGAGGCAAGTGGTGGCGACAAGgtgaggaaggaaggcgaggccgagcgagaggagcgagacaagaggcgtggagaggtcgagaaagacaagaacaCGAATGCCCCTTCCCCAAGTCGCGAGAACGATCGTTTCGCACAACCCAAGCAAGGGAAACCGAATCTTACGCTTCCTCTCGCATTCCGCGCATTTGcaaacgacgcagagacgcccaAGGCAACACCTAGACATGAAGCTCTTGCTGCCCagcgctgcgtctcctccagTGGCCTCGGCTTCCAGGGAGACTCTCGTACTcacgttcttcttcttggaGCCGCTATCGCAGCTGGACAAGTTGAAGAGGCCCGGAGACAGCTGAAGCTGATTGAGGAGAAAGCATATTTCCTTGAATTCCCAGCCCTCTCTGAAGAAAATGGAGAATACTGCGGAGCAAGCAAGTGGATTCAGGTACGTGAGAGAACAGACACCATCCGCAGGTGCTGTAAACAGGCGCAGAACCAGATGCTGTATGCCGTCATGCTTTCTGCTTATATTGCGACCCACGGGACAGCAGCGCCTGCCGTTTGGGGATTTCGTCTCTTGGCTCAGCTTGTGTTGCGTTTGTCTTTCGTGGTTTCTTGCAGGTCTTCCagccttcctttctgcgtcgcctccaaGCCGCTCGCCTCCTGCCGCTCGACGCACCAGCGAGCTCCGTTGTGAAGGAAATGCCCAGCGTTCCTGCGTCGGCAGAGAAACCCAGAGAACTCGGCGGCGCAAgggacggaggagaggacgactTACCGTCTGCGAGAGAGTCCTCCGAGGAGAGGAacctgaagaagagagaatcgAAAGACGAGCGCCTCCTCGAGGTTTTATTCGCGGCTTTCCTTGAAGCTACACACCAGGCGGAACGATGCCCGAGAGACAAGCATCGCCACGGCGCTGCTCTGTTTAGGATCGGCAAACCGGACGACAAAACTGCGACTTTgggctcttctctcttgtccacTCCATCTCCCTGTCCTGCTGGAGCGtccccctctcctctcgcgtcgtctgCGTGTGCTGTGCCTTCCTCGGAATTCCGCcatttttctttctcgccgacCTGCCGGGGATCTCGGGTCCTCTGCGGGGGGCGCAACTTTGTACTCcatcgagagaagaagaaatccTCGGAGggcaaggagacacggagacggagggcgGGTGAGTCAGGAGGGCAACAAATGCGGCAAGacgacagcggagacgcctcagGCAAGGTGGAGAGGGCGGGGCAGCAGAATCGAGGGGtagagagtggagagacggagacaggcgggaagaagagcaaggaacgggcgaaaaagaagctAGAATCCCTCGTTGTCCACGCGGAGGTCGATTGCCTATCGCAGGTAAGGCGAACAGGGACTGTAGGTCTTGTAGTTCCACTAGGGAACAGAGCCAAGACACCTAGAATGAGGCATCAGTCGCCCTTTTCAcccttctcccccctctccttAATCTTGCTCGACTGGTAGGGGAAAAGCGGCAGATGAAGGGCACCTCAGTTGCCGTATTGCAGGACAGTTCTCGTGTAAGAAGTCGCACATGACAGCTGGTCTCGTCGAGTGTAAAAACCGTTCTCGTTCCCACATGAAAGAGGCCCCGCTCCACCTTTTGAATGCCAGTACACTGTTCTCAGCTCGCTCTCTCATCTGCTTCTTCATTCCTCTTATGCCGCTTTGCTCCActttctcttcagcttcCACCGGAGGCTACGCAAGGCGTCGCGGTATGCATCGTTGAGCTCGACTCCCCAGGTCTCGGGTATGAGGCATCTCACCCTTGCCCCATGTGTCTGCAAGCTCTTCAGAAGCGGGGAGTTTCCCACGCATTTTTCACTACGCCACTGGGGCTTAGAGCCTCAGCAATTCGGATCGACGACAGGGTGGCGACGCGGTAAAAAACGatacagagaagaacacaTGCTGCACTCTTACACGGAAACCTCTTGAACAGCGCAAACTGCAGCCACACACGGATGGCTTATAGTCCAAACCCGGAAACGAACGCGATGCATCGTGCACATCTCTACGTGTAGATCCGTGTActcatatatgtatatatatatatatatatatatttgtacgCAAATGCACACAAATAGAAATGTGATTGTCACATTATGCACTTTGTTCAGCTCCCTCTTCCGCAGTCGTCGGTTATTCATGTATGAAACGTACATATGTGTAGCGAATCGCATGATGGGGACGTTTTTTCAGCGATCACGGAGGATAGCGTGGGTAGCTGTCTCATGTTCCGTAGAGTTGTGACTCGTTGCTGCAGTGACTGTGTGCACCTGGTACTCTTCAAGCATTTCATGCAGAGGAAGCTGAGAAATTTCATAGAACGGCACGTGAACACACAACTGGATTTTTGTCGGTTTTTGCAGGCCCACACCCGCTCCTTTGGCCTTCGTCGAGGAGATTCTGGCGGCGCGCAAGGATAACAAAAAAGAGGATACAATGAAGTAGAGGAATGTAGAGAAACGCTTTTAGCCGCGTGGCTTTTTGGCCTCGTTATTTCTCTTGATGCCGTTGTCACACACAGGCCGAGGGTGCTACCACACTCGggcgcgcttcttcctttcccttctttctttaGCTTCTAtctgtttgttttttccgagaggagacagtcatACACGAAGACTGAGCGGCAGCGACAACTGCTACAGAAAGCGGAAGTGAATTTGATAGAATACACGCAAGCTTGACAGGACCTGGTTGTCTTTTACCCAAGGTCGACCACCGGACTGTGTTGAGCCACCTTTTTCCTCAGAAGCGTCCGTTGAGGACATTCACAGGCAGGTTTCTTCGATTCGTCCAAATGGCATCgcgtgtctttcttcgttcGAGACCAATCCATACTGCCCACACGCTAAAAAGCGTGAGGCGCTCAAGCAGAGAGCcaccggatccaagttctagTGTACTTTTCATGACCATCGTGCTAAGTGCATTAAGTATAGTGGTGTCCAGCATATATTTAAAAAACCATGCGCTCATTGTAATTTGTAGTTTAAGTGGAAGCTGAAGGACGGAATCGTTATTAAGCGCcactggtttagatcttgaatgtctttgtttaccggatctGCGTGCCTGCCATTCAAGACAAGCAACGACCGAGCTGAGGGAAATTTGATTAGTGACTTTCACTGTTAGTCGGAGGGGGAGTATCGGTTATTTCGAAGAGAAGGCATGTGCTGCCGCGTCATGTttgcggtgtacatacaccttCGTGTGCGTCTTCATGGTGAATCAAAAACACGCAGAAGAACCAGGAAATTCGATAACTTCTCTGGCTTAGAGTATCCACAAGGGAACCTAAAGTGCGGACAGCCTCTTTCGCCAGGAGGGAAAGCTGCGCATGAGAGACTGATTGAACCCGAATTGAAAACAGTGGCTTCAGCACTAGTTTTTTCTGAACAATTCTCTATCGGAACGCTGCCTCTTAGCTACCAAGGCATGGCCGCTGCTCCTACACCACGCATTGCCTGTTCGTAGTTGACCTCTTACCGGAGCCAAGATTGCCAAGCGAGCTTGCTGTATTGAATGAATGTGTGGCATTTGCTGACAGAAATGCTTTCCTCAGCAGGCACTATCTGAATCCTTCTGTGATACCTACTTCCCCGGGGGCTTAGGAATACAACTGTACGTTCGACGCGCCGCATGGTTGGTGCGCTGACTCTCTTAGCACCATGGAAAGTACTAGAGAGGGCTGCTACATGAAACGTCCAGATTGCGTTCGTGCCTTCCGGGGGACTTCGTTGCCTGACTTTCGTAGTTTTTGTAGAGGAAGCTGCGAAAACCGTGCAGCTGTATTATgtgggagagagagcccTGT from Neospora caninum Liverpool complete genome, chromosome XI encodes:
- a CDS encoding SRS domain-containing protein — its product is MAGTRAFPTQRRMAGALFLVGAVLASSAVLGSNGQSDKTPPHTCTSGGASQGISVTVDTKTKTATFVCDTDINNVLPSPSGTTLTKYYADKALGKEKEEELATFFGQGSQATITQSQRNPTGKSTVELTLGKLPETIKTIYFGCSDKAASREAGRLGTGVGGHGARRLAAAKAAAAAGNKCVVTVTVPADPAANSKPELCYIRFKVFCGILVKHSFASFSLRGGRVCHFAPGCCSPMSAACTVAKKNMDLEITNESKSVSFQCDTNVGNLTPANPADLIFDESCQNPVKLADMLPSAKLATSTSGYTFSVEELPETAATFCYKCSAVAADKKEAPEEGSNACNVKIHVSAANLDSAASSVATTRSVPLLTSGLAISFLFFPVVL